One region of Priestia megaterium genomic DNA includes:
- a CDS encoding STAS domain-containing protein, whose product MIVVARMERGIVLNKNEALRMFFLKHADQLTEEWYESLEDNDPESVYASTHPEVISVLKGQNNEFHLYIADVFIKSEKEFFDSFETWILKIAEDGEHVRTPIHYIIREFFRVRKQYLTYLNQFVEAYDQDITQEELDEWNELIVRVFDITVYKFVEEHHQHSRRLLEAHKELINELSSPVIPLSDHIAILPLVGDIDTARARRILENTLTRCAEQQVNHLYIDISGVVIVDTMVAHQIFQLIDALKLIGVESTISGVRPEIAITASHLGLSFENISTKSTLANAMASRMRK is encoded by the coding sequence ATGATAGTAGTAGCTCGTATGGAAAGGGGAATTGTTTTGAATAAAAACGAAGCACTTCGAATGTTTTTCTTAAAACATGCAGATCAACTAACGGAAGAATGGTATGAAAGCCTTGAAGACAATGACCCAGAATCGGTTTATGCATCTACTCATCCGGAAGTCATTTCAGTATTAAAAGGTCAAAATAATGAATTTCATTTATACATAGCCGATGTATTTATAAAAAGTGAAAAAGAATTTTTTGATTCATTTGAAACGTGGATTTTAAAGATTGCGGAAGACGGAGAGCATGTAAGAACGCCTATTCATTATATTATTCGAGAATTTTTCCGAGTTAGAAAACAGTATTTAACATATTTAAATCAATTTGTAGAAGCGTATGACCAAGATATTACGCAAGAAGAACTAGACGAATGGAACGAATTGATTGTACGCGTGTTTGATATCACCGTTTATAAATTTGTTGAAGAGCACCATCAGCATTCAAGACGGTTGCTTGAAGCACACAAAGAGCTGATTAACGAACTGAGTTCCCCAGTTATTCCATTGAGCGATCATATTGCGATTCTTCCGCTTGTTGGGGATATCGACACAGCAAGAGCGCGACGAATTTTAGAGAATACGTTAACTCGCTGTGCTGAACAGCAAGTGAATCACCTTTATATTGATATTTCAGGAGTAGTTATTGTTGATACGATGGTTGCTCATCAGATTTTCCAGCTGATTGATGCCTTAAAATTAATAGGCGTAGAATCAACGATCTCTGGGGTACGTCCTGAAATCGCAATTACCGCTTCTCATTTAGGTTTATCGTTTGAAAATATATCAACAAAATCAACTCTTGCTAATGCGATGGCTTCACGTATGAGGAAATAA
- the corA gene encoding magnesium/cobalt transporter CorA produces MIRTLALMNDNKLVKHIQLDQIHDPSIQYYWIDFNCPSEEEALLLQSSFHFHPLAIEDCFHFLQRPKLDYYEGYSFFVLHSLNRQTLEAEEVDLFIGDNYMVTFHFHPSAAIDKVWEKLLHTPSIQEKGISYLAYSVMDKVVDEYFPTVYQIEDELNDIENIDAKKSISVLMEDVFKLRSDLLKIRRTILPMRDLLYRVINSERLDVHPEQKRYFKDVYDHLLKLADMIESNREMTSDMRDNYLSLNSNRMNSIMMTLTVISSIFIPLTFIVGVYGMNFENMPELKWHYGYFFVLGFMGLITLGLILWFKRKGWFNADKE; encoded by the coding sequence ATGATACGAACGTTAGCTCTTATGAACGATAACAAACTTGTGAAACATATACAATTAGATCAGATTCACGACCCCTCTATTCAGTACTATTGGATTGACTTTAACTGCCCTTCTGAAGAAGAAGCGCTGCTGCTTCAATCATCCTTTCACTTTCATCCGTTAGCGATTGAAGATTGCTTTCATTTTCTGCAGCGTCCAAAACTCGATTATTATGAAGGATACAGTTTTTTTGTCCTTCATTCGTTAAATCGGCAAACGTTAGAAGCTGAAGAAGTTGATCTTTTTATCGGCGATAATTATATGGTTACTTTTCATTTTCACCCGTCAGCTGCAATTGATAAAGTATGGGAAAAGCTGCTTCATACACCTTCGATTCAAGAAAAAGGAATAAGCTACCTTGCGTATTCTGTGATGGATAAAGTGGTAGATGAATATTTTCCCACTGTATATCAAATTGAAGATGAGCTGAATGATATAGAAAACATAGACGCAAAAAAATCCATCTCTGTTTTAATGGAAGATGTATTTAAACTTCGAAGTGATTTGCTAAAAATCAGAAGAACCATTTTGCCTATGCGCGATTTATTGTACCGTGTTATAAATTCTGAACGCTTAGATGTTCATCCTGAACAAAAAAGGTATTTTAAAGATGTCTATGACCACTTATTAAAATTAGCCGATATGATTGAATCAAACCGGGAAATGACGTCTGATATGCGCGATAATTATCTTTCTCTTAATTCAAACCGGATGAATTCAATTATGATGACGCTGACTGTTATTTCATCTATCTTTATTCCCCTTACCTTTATCGTTGGCGTATACGGAATGAATTTTGAAAATATGCCTGAGCTAAAGTGGCACTATGGCTATTTCTTTGTGCTTGGCTTCATGGGATTGATAACGCTTGGTTTAATTCTATGGTTCAAGCGAAAAGGCTGGTTTAATGCTGATAAAGAGTAG
- a CDS encoding polyamine aminopropyltransferase, with protein MDIKGEHLLMDAFECDEVILNDPSLLRQILIEAALDAEMEVLHCYFHQFTPHGITGILVLATSHLSIHTWPEENYASLDFYTCGDKEIIEIGYALLKQLASKKAVVYSISRGIQHVETLTKNRQHAESTRLLDRGDDSDHVSLQQILSGQHDILFHQKNSIQDIQLIKASDIRMYLDEQLQFSSLDEHAYHEALVHPIFAASLSPRRILILGGGDGLALREVLKYKKVKEIDLVEIDADVVNAAMNIKELKKLNQRSFEDSRVTVHIQDAVDYLSLNSAFYDIIIVDFPDPTNKKISALYTKEFYELLQRSLSRSGLVVCQSNSPRDTPIVFWSINKTMKASQFYTLSYHTIIPSFGDWGFHIGSKTSLSAPILSTDVSSTTLPSDFTKLMRFSPHSLSKRQFAIVNSAEHLVLHKIFKKEGLYL; from the coding sequence GTGGATATTAAAGGCGAACACTTGCTAATGGATGCGTTCGAATGCGATGAAGTGATATTAAATGATCCCTCACTTTTAAGGCAAATTCTTATTGAAGCTGCACTAGATGCAGAGATGGAAGTTTTGCACTGTTATTTTCACCAGTTTACGCCCCACGGCATTACAGGCATTCTCGTATTAGCTACCTCTCACTTGTCTATTCATACTTGGCCGGAGGAAAACTACGCTTCATTAGATTTTTATACGTGCGGAGACAAAGAAATAATTGAAATTGGTTATGCGTTGCTGAAGCAATTAGCTTCAAAAAAAGCTGTTGTATATTCAATTTCTCGCGGAATTCAACACGTCGAAACTCTAACAAAAAATCGTCAGCATGCTGAAAGCACTCGTCTTCTCGATCGTGGAGATGACTCAGATCACGTTAGTCTACAGCAGATCTTATCAGGCCAGCATGACATTTTGTTTCATCAGAAAAACAGTATTCAAGATATTCAGCTGATTAAAGCATCTGATATTCGAATGTATTTGGATGAACAGCTGCAATTTAGTTCATTGGATGAACATGCGTACCATGAAGCTCTTGTACACCCTATCTTTGCAGCTTCCTTAAGTCCTCGTCGCATTCTTATTCTGGGCGGTGGAGATGGTTTAGCTTTACGAGAAGTCCTTAAATATAAGAAAGTTAAAGAAATAGACCTTGTGGAAATAGATGCTGACGTTGTAAATGCTGCGATGAATATAAAAGAATTAAAGAAGTTAAATCAACGCTCATTTGAAGATTCTCGTGTCACCGTTCATATTCAAGATGCTGTTGACTACCTCTCTTTGAATTCAGCGTTTTATGATATTATCATTGTCGACTTTCCAGATCCTACTAACAAAAAAATAAGTGCTCTTTATACAAAAGAATTTTACGAACTTCTCCAACGTTCACTATCGCGCAGCGGCTTGGTCGTGTGTCAGTCAAATTCTCCTAGAGACACACCTATCGTTTTTTGGAGCATTAATAAGACGATGAAAGCTTCTCAGTTTTATACGTTGAGCTACCACACCATTATTCCCTCTTTTGGAGATTGGGGTTTTCACATCGGCTCGAAAACATCTTTGTCTGCCCCTATACTCTCTACTGATGTTTCATCTACTACGCTGCCATCAGACTTTACTAAGTTAATGCGTTTTTCTCCTCATTCTCTTTCTAAAAGACAGTTTGCCATTGTGAACTCTGCTGAGCACTTGGTTCTGCATAAAATATTTAAAAAAGAAGGCTTATATTTGTAA
- a CDS encoding polysaccharide deacetylase family protein: MRKISVFVILLLTVIFPSPAFSQVKVPILIYHSIDSYTGHGEKELYVTPENFEKQLLYLKKQGYTPLTFEKWQELKRVKKPIFITFDDGYKNNLTILPIFQRAASPQFHPAATIFVISDFIGRPNRLSPADLKKFVDSGFFSIQSHTATHPDLTKTKNLSYELAESKLKIEAITSQPVIALAYPYGKVNSRVVEETKKNYTFGLSTIPKFFTESGQKNENYLIPRLYVTYSTTIEDFAKLLKES; encoded by the coding sequence ATGAGAAAAATTTCGGTTTTTGTTATCTTATTGCTAACTGTTATTTTCCCTTCCCCCGCTTTTAGCCAAGTGAAAGTACCTATACTGATTTACCACTCTATTGATTCCTACACAGGCCACGGGGAAAAAGAACTGTATGTGACACCTGAAAATTTTGAGAAACAGCTTCTTTATCTTAAAAAGCAAGGATATACGCCGCTAACATTTGAAAAATGGCAGGAGCTGAAGCGCGTAAAAAAGCCTATATTTATCACATTTGACGATGGATATAAAAATAATCTTACTATCTTGCCTATTTTTCAAAGAGCAGCCAGCCCTCAGTTTCATCCAGCGGCTACAATTTTTGTGATTTCAGATTTTATTGGCCGTCCCAACCGTTTGTCTCCAGCGGATCTAAAAAAATTTGTTGATTCAGGATTTTTTTCTATTCAGTCTCATACCGCTACTCATCCGGATTTAACTAAGACGAAAAATTTATCCTATGAGCTAGCTGAATCAAAGCTGAAAATTGAAGCCATCACGAGCCAGCCCGTTATTGCTCTTGCTTACCCTTACGGAAAGGTCAATAGCCGCGTAGTCGAAGAAACAAAAAAGAATTATACATTTGGTCTTTCAACGATTCCAAAATTTTTTACTGAAAGTGGACAAAAAAATGAAAACTATCTTATTCCCCGTCTGTACGTCACGTATTCTACAACGATTGAAGATTTTGCTAAGCTATTAAAAGAAAGCTAA
- a CDS encoding DUF421 domain-containing protein, protein MYKDIAIELICGFLALFIMLKLLGKTQFAQITPFDFITTLVLGNIVGDAALEKGVELTEILYSVLIWGLLIYAVTKLSQTFTGFRGVLEGKPSMIIYKGKIHYKELKKNNLDLNQLQHLMRQQGYFSLYEAEYVILETNGEVSVAPKHEFGPPTKNDLNIPYSQTNLPIALIMDGKVVPGNLKEANVDEKWLKKQLAIKKIKEYSEVFYAEWQQERGLEITKF, encoded by the coding sequence ATGTATAAAGATATTGCGATTGAACTGATATGTGGATTTTTAGCGCTATTTATTATGCTGAAGCTTTTAGGTAAGACACAGTTTGCTCAAATTACTCCGTTTGACTTTATTACAACGCTTGTCCTGGGAAATATTGTGGGGGATGCAGCTCTTGAAAAAGGAGTAGAATTAACTGAAATTCTTTATAGTGTTTTGATTTGGGGGCTTCTGATTTACGCAGTGACAAAGCTATCTCAAACCTTTACAGGATTTAGGGGAGTTCTTGAAGGCAAGCCTTCAATGATTATTTATAAAGGGAAAATTCATTATAAAGAGCTTAAGAAAAACAACTTGGATTTGAATCAGCTTCAGCATCTAATGAGACAGCAAGGGTATTTTTCACTGTATGAAGCAGAATATGTCATTTTAGAAACGAATGGAGAGGTGAGCGTCGCTCCTAAACATGAATTCGGCCCTCCGACGAAAAATGATTTAAACATCCCTTATTCTCAAACTAATTTACCTATTGCTTTAATCATGGATGGAAAAGTAGTGCCTGGCAATTTGAAAGAAGCAAACGTAGATGAAAAGTGGTTAAAAAAACAGCTGGCAATCAAGAAAATAAAGGAATACAGCGAAGTTTTTTATGCTGAATGGCAGCAAGAGCGAGGACTAGAAATAACAAAATTCTAA
- a CDS encoding M15 family metallopeptidase: protein MKYFLFICSLAFALMIAGCGTSNSSSKPAGEFTKNGQAQKLESSSASSSLMKSNVDETVVIANPESVTALVNKKHQLPESYQPSDLVYADVPFIFNEKIEKRMLRKPAAQALEELFRDAEKEGISLLGVSGYRSHERQKELFAFYAKRDGEEQARTYSAYPGTSEHETGLAIDVTGGKGICAAADCFADTLEAHWLSKHAYQYGFVIRYPQGEEEVTGYKYEPWHLRYVGKKAAASIFNQYITLETYASKTKA from the coding sequence ATGAAATACTTTTTATTTATTTGTTCTTTAGCTTTTGCGCTGATGATAGCAGGGTGCGGCACAAGCAATTCTTCATCAAAGCCTGCCGGAGAATTCACAAAAAATGGACAGGCTCAAAAACTAGAAAGCTCATCAGCTTCTTCATCTTTAATGAAATCTAATGTAGACGAAACAGTGGTAATAGCCAATCCAGAATCGGTTACGGCTTTAGTTAATAAAAAGCATCAGCTTCCTGAATCTTACCAGCCTTCCGATTTAGTCTATGCCGACGTTCCGTTTATCTTTAACGAAAAAATAGAAAAACGAATGCTTAGAAAGCCTGCGGCACAAGCGCTTGAAGAACTTTTTCGAGACGCGGAAAAAGAGGGGATCAGCTTACTTGGTGTATCTGGTTATCGATCTCACGAGCGGCAAAAAGAGCTTTTTGCATTTTACGCAAAGCGAGACGGTGAAGAACAAGCACGCACTTATAGCGCCTACCCAGGAACGAGTGAACACGAAACGGGACTAGCAATCGATGTCACAGGAGGAAAGGGAATATGTGCTGCGGCAGACTGCTTTGCTGATACACTAGAAGCTCATTGGCTTTCAAAACATGCGTATCAATACGGATTCGTTATTCGATATCCTCAAGGTGAAGAAGAAGTTACCGGTTATAAATACGAACCATGGCACCTTAGATATGTAGGAAAAAAAGCAGCCGCATCCATTTTTAATCAATATATAACGTTAGAAACCTATGCAAGTAAGACAAAAGCTTAA
- a CDS encoding TolB family protein yields MKRYRLMIYIASTFLILASCGQGEGHRETVEKPDKKITVLDHVDQDGKIEVKDVQDINGVRAFQFLNENTVIVSQENKQFRSHDFGPKEVYAQNLATYNLKNKSTFVLHPSNEIQHAAKLSPNGKYLFYKVAKGEDTFGYIMNVQTKKTVEIKNVLLYPSSGEWLNNSEVMFITMEGKLSKANVKGKAEPLLHRDDRILDAVKGIGGIYYIGVNNQLFFLHNEQTDPEKIRDNVVSIIPSPNGKQLALVQQKDAQTRTLSITDLKGSEAFQLALSTQIFGVSWSPDGSKLAYNFISEKEGDKGIFIADGLTGDVTHLNVNLDYAADQLAWSQSGNKLVASSFTQNQVHTYIIFLK; encoded by the coding sequence TTGAAACGGTATAGATTAATGATATATATCGCAAGCACTTTTCTTATTTTAGCATCATGCGGCCAAGGAGAAGGTCATAGAGAAACGGTTGAAAAACCAGACAAGAAAATTACTGTATTGGACCACGTAGATCAAGATGGAAAAATAGAAGTGAAAGACGTTCAAGATATTAACGGAGTAAGAGCGTTTCAATTTTTGAATGAAAACACAGTGATTGTTAGTCAAGAAAATAAACAATTTCGGTCGCACGATTTCGGTCCCAAAGAGGTATATGCGCAGAATTTAGCTACTTATAATCTAAAAAACAAGTCTACTTTTGTGTTGCATCCAAGCAATGAAATTCAACATGCGGCGAAGCTTTCTCCAAATGGCAAATATCTTTTTTATAAAGTTGCAAAAGGCGAAGATACATTTGGTTATATAATGAACGTTCAAACAAAAAAAACAGTTGAAATCAAGAATGTTCTTCTCTACCCATCAAGCGGAGAGTGGCTTAATAATTCAGAAGTAATGTTTATTACAATGGAAGGAAAGCTTTCTAAAGCAAATGTAAAAGGAAAAGCAGAACCTCTATTGCACAGAGACGATCGAATCTTAGATGCAGTTAAAGGGATAGGTGGCATTTATTATATTGGTGTAAACAACCAGCTTTTTTTTCTTCATAACGAACAGACGGACCCTGAAAAAATCCGAGATAATGTGGTTTCTATTATCCCGTCTCCAAATGGAAAGCAATTAGCGCTCGTTCAGCAAAAAGATGCTCAAACGAGAACGCTGTCTATCACAGATTTAAAAGGATCAGAGGCCTTTCAGCTTGCTCTGTCCACTCAAATTTTTGGTGTCAGCTGGTCTCCCGACGGTTCGAAATTAGCTTATAATTTTATTTCTGAAAAAGAGGGAGATAAAGGGATATTCATAGCAGATGGATTAACAGGAGATGTTACACACTTAAACGTAAATTTAGACTATGCCGCTGATCAGCTTGCCTGGAGTCAATCAGGAAATAAACTAGTTGCATCGAGCTTTACGCAAAATCAAGTTCATACGTATATTATCTTTTTGAAATAG
- a CDS encoding sensor histidine kinase, with protein sequence MKISLKAKMGLVLAFLIILTVTVLSVLVLKGIETNQRDQLESELIQKSKAAEQTIHQSYVTGDPSLNTDSFLQQKGQRLASSIASQSGMQTVLYNQKGQEAGSSIPIGQKDVDVSDTLSYALKGKIAYQISGSSLIYFAPVSIENQFIGVLRFDHSLKNNQQFIADIRHLFRMGGTIAAAAAFLIGYAYFYRIASLIATLQKTSQQIRKGHYLTDVPFKRRDELGELSQGLFFMSTSIEKNIDQMNKEKRKLEFAISKLQSLEQQQKQFIGNISHEFKTPLTSIKAYVDLLDMYRDDPQLMEDGVQNIRKETNRLHEMVDKILKLSALEKYDFEQRPEQVELKRLLEDICDRMKGKAAKFDLTLHTNIKEAVVWADRESLIHIFINLIDNAIKYNEPGGKVEVASYTLENSIIVDVANTGIGIPPEAEEKLFQPFFTVNKDRSRLSGGTGLGLALAKDLTEKQNGVIKLHHSDSTWTTFKVSFPLKNEN encoded by the coding sequence ATGAAAATCAGCCTAAAAGCTAAGATGGGACTCGTTCTTGCTTTTTTAATTATTTTAACAGTAACCGTACTGAGCGTACTTGTATTAAAAGGAATTGAGACCAATCAGCGTGATCAGCTAGAAAGTGAACTTATTCAAAAAAGCAAAGCAGCGGAGCAAACGATTCATCAAAGTTATGTAACAGGTGACCCGTCTCTGAATACAGATTCCTTTCTTCAGCAAAAAGGACAGCGCCTTGCATCTTCAATTGCATCACAAAGCGGAATGCAAACAGTCCTATATAATCAAAAAGGACAGGAAGCAGGAAGCTCTATTCCCATCGGCCAAAAAGATGTGGATGTTTCTGATACGCTTAGCTATGCTTTGAAAGGAAAAATAGCCTATCAAATCTCGGGTTCTTCCCTTATTTACTTTGCACCTGTGTCAATCGAGAATCAATTTATTGGAGTCCTTCGTTTTGACCATTCCCTAAAAAATAATCAGCAGTTTATAGCTGACATTAGGCACTTATTTCGTATGGGGGGAACGATTGCAGCGGCAGCAGCTTTTTTAATTGGCTATGCTTATTTTTATCGCATTGCTTCTCTCATCGCTACGCTTCAAAAAACTTCACAGCAGATTCGAAAAGGCCATTATTTAACTGATGTGCCCTTCAAACGGCGCGATGAACTCGGAGAGCTCAGTCAAGGCTTGTTTTTTATGAGTACGTCGATTGAAAAAAACATCGATCAAATGAATAAAGAAAAAAGAAAGCTTGAGTTCGCCATTTCGAAACTGCAGTCTCTCGAACAGCAGCAAAAGCAGTTTATCGGTAACATCAGCCACGAATTTAAGACGCCTTTAACATCGATCAAAGCTTATGTTGACTTACTTGATATGTATCGAGATGATCCTCAGCTTATGGAAGACGGTGTGCAAAACATTCGTAAAGAAACGAATCGCCTCCATGAAATGGTGGATAAAATCTTAAAGCTTTCAGCACTTGAGAAATATGATTTCGAGCAGCGACCAGAGCAAGTTGAATTGAAACGGCTTCTAGAAGACATATGCGATCGTATGAAAGGAAAAGCTGCTAAATTTGATTTGACTCTTCATACAAATATAAAAGAAGCGGTTGTTTGGGCTGATCGCGAAAGCTTAATACACATTTTTATTAATTTAATTGACAATGCTATTAAATATAATGAACCCGGAGGAAAAGTGGAAGTAGCATCTTATACTTTAGAGAATTCTATCATTGTAGATGTAGCCAACACCGGAATAGGAATTCCACCCGAAGCAGAAGAGAAATTATTCCAACCATTTTTCACCGTAAATAAAGATCGGTCGCGTTTATCCGGAGGAACAGGTCTTGGCTTAGCATTAGCCAAAGATTTAACTGAAAAACAAAACGGTGTTATCAAGCTGCATCATTCTGACTCTACATGGACAACTTTTAAAGTGTCGTTTCCTTTAAAAAACGAGAACTGA
- a CDS encoding response regulator transcription factor codes for MNKRILVVDDEKSIATAVSYAFKREGYIVDTASDGEEALEKVKSFRPDVMILDVMMPKLTGYEVCRKLENRRGMGIILLTVKNDIVDKVLGLELGADDYMTKPFDVRELVARAKALVRRIEKNEAPEAVGEITVGKVKVNLIQRTLHVANELVKLTPKEFDLIALLLANLERVYTREDLLDLVWGMDYAGGTRTVDIHMQRLRKKVGEAEPYLLQTVYGVGYKATAGINE; via the coding sequence TTGAATAAAAGGATTTTAGTAGTAGATGATGAAAAAAGTATTGCCACAGCGGTATCTTACGCTTTCAAGCGCGAAGGATATATTGTAGACACAGCATCTGACGGTGAAGAAGCACTTGAAAAAGTAAAAAGCTTTCGACCTGACGTGATGATATTAGATGTGATGATGCCAAAACTAACCGGCTATGAAGTATGCCGAAAACTTGAGAATCGAAGAGGAATGGGGATTATCTTGTTAACGGTTAAAAATGATATCGTCGATAAAGTTCTAGGTTTAGAGTTAGGCGCTGATGATTACATGACCAAGCCATTTGATGTAAGAGAACTTGTAGCTAGAGCTAAAGCACTTGTTCGGCGAATAGAAAAAAATGAAGCTCCTGAAGCTGTGGGAGAAATCACGGTGGGAAAAGTGAAAGTGAACTTAATTCAGCGCACGTTACATGTTGCCAATGAGTTAGTTAAGCTTACACCAAAGGAGTTTGATCTTATTGCTTTATTGCTTGCCAATTTAGAGAGAGTGTACACACGAGAAGATTTACTAGATCTTGTCTGGGGAATGGATTATGCAGGCGGTACACGTACGGTAGATATTCACATGCAGCGCCTTCGAAAAAAAGTAGGAGAAGCAGAGCCTTATTTGCTTCAAACGGTATACGGGGTTGGATATAAAGCGACTGCAGGAATCAATGAATGA
- a CDS encoding FAD-dependent monooxygenase — translation MKPQILIVGAGPTGLVMAYNLARHNISFRIIDRNEGPGQASRAMAILPRTLEFYQQFGFADEVIDRGIKMEDVYVRVKNKIKAKVHLGSLGEGLSPFPFVLTFPQDDHERFLLEKLKNLGIEVEWKTELLSLAEHGEGIKTLLKAQQEETAYFKYICGCDGAHSTVRKQMNIEFKGEKYKQHFYVMDVHGSGEVMKDQKISISFSNEEFLICMPVRSKGTYRMIGIIPSALLDQNDIKAENIQTFLQQTFGAEIENINWFSTYNIHHRVASRFRQGRIFLSGDAAHIHSPAGGQGMNTGIGDAINLSWKLAAVLQHKAALSILDTYEEERLPFAELLVNTTDRAFKRMVARDKTSQFFRKHIFPPVLSFLFRFPYPRHKAFTILSQIRIKYRNSNLSSGQGTNVQSGDRLPYVEGNFESLRSLNWQIHVYGTAAQKLKKSMREKGFSLHEFSWNPYMKKAGLQKDALYVIRPDGYIGFISSEQRIELLYQYLNTHKILPFTNE, via the coding sequence ATGAAGCCACAAATCCTAATCGTTGGTGCCGGACCTACTGGCCTTGTGATGGCCTATAATTTAGCAAGACATAACATTTCTTTTCGAATTATTGATAGAAACGAAGGGCCTGGGCAAGCCTCCCGGGCAATGGCTATTTTACCGCGAACCCTTGAATTTTATCAGCAGTTCGGTTTTGCAGATGAAGTCATAGACCGAGGGATTAAGATGGAAGATGTATACGTCCGAGTAAAGAATAAAATAAAAGCAAAAGTTCATCTAGGATCTTTAGGAGAAGGATTAAGTCCTTTTCCTTTTGTTCTTACATTTCCACAGGACGACCACGAGCGGTTTCTGCTTGAAAAATTAAAAAATCTTGGGATTGAAGTAGAATGGAAGACGGAGTTACTATCTCTAGCTGAACACGGAGAAGGGATAAAAACTTTATTAAAAGCCCAGCAAGAGGAAACCGCTTATTTTAAGTATATTTGTGGATGTGACGGAGCACACAGTACAGTTCGTAAACAAATGAATATAGAGTTTAAAGGAGAAAAATATAAACAGCATTTTTATGTGATGGATGTTCACGGCTCTGGTGAAGTGATGAAGGATCAAAAAATCAGTATTTCATTTAGCAATGAAGAATTTTTGATTTGTATGCCTGTTAGAAGTAAAGGAACGTATCGAATGATCGGCATTATTCCTTCAGCTCTTTTGGATCAAAACGATATAAAAGCTGAAAATATTCAAACTTTTCTTCAACAAACATTTGGTGCTGAGATTGAAAATATAAATTGGTTCTCAACATACAATATCCATCACAGAGTAGCAAGTCGTTTCCGACAAGGGCGTATTTTTCTAAGTGGAGATGCAGCCCATATTCATAGTCCTGCAGGCGGCCAAGGAATGAACACAGGAATTGGAGATGCAATCAACCTTTCATGGAAATTAGCAGCTGTCCTTCAACACAAAGCGGCACTTTCCATATTAGATACATACGAAGAAGAAAGGTTACCTTTTGCAGAGCTGCTTGTAAATACAACTGATCGCGCTTTCAAGCGAATGGTGGCAAGAGATAAAACGAGTCAATTTTTTAGAAAGCATATCTTTCCGCCTGTACTATCCTTTTTATTTCGCTTTCCTTATCCCCGTCACAAAGCATTTACAATTTTATCTCAAATCCGCATTAAATATCGAAATAGTAACCTAAGCAGCGGACAAGGGACAAATGTGCAAAGTGGTGATCGGTTACCTTATGTGGAAGGGAATTTTGAATCTTTACGGTCCTTAAACTGGCAAATACACGTCTATGGAACAGCAGCACAGAAGCTAAAAAAGAGCATGAGAGAAAAAGGCTTCTCTTTGCATGAGTTTTCTTGGAACCCCTATATGAAGAAAGCAGGGCTTCAAAAAGATGCACTGTATGTTATTAGACCGGACGGGTATATCGGTTTTATTAGCAGCGAACAGCGTATAGAGCTTCTTTATCAATATTTGAATACTCATAAAATCCTTCCTTTTACAAATGAATAA